In one window of Mytilus trossulus isolate FHL-02 chromosome 7, PNRI_Mtr1.1.1.hap1, whole genome shotgun sequence DNA:
- the LOC134725310 gene encoding phenazine biosynthesis-like domain-containing protein 1 isoform X1, giving the protein MELPVYTVDAFTDVPFQGNPAAVCLVNNEKSLSEEKLQQIAAEMNLSETVYIIDTHKTGFTSGDRFRIRWFTPTNEVNLCGHATVASASVLFYQLNNQSDRITFDSASGPLTTERAHPNGITMNFPLNPPAKQDEEEIANLLQLVLPKNKIHSLHYSQSTKKLLVRMTDNCTRLDLESLRPDTTAMMNAEPTGKVKGVIITLKGTTDNGCVDKAGEAYNFISRYFAPWNGIPEDPVTGSAHTVSGAYWSEVLQKKSLYARQCSKRGGDVRIQIKDDGRVNLTGQSAIVLKGTFILS; this is encoded by the exons ATGGAGCTACCGGTCTACACTGTAGACGCTTTTACAGATGTTCCTTTCCAGGGAAATCCTGCAGCAGTATGTCTGGTCAATAATGAAAAA TCATTGTCAGAAGAAAAACTGCAGCAGATAGCAGCTGAAATGAATTTATCTGAAACCGTATATATTATCGATACACATAAGACAGGATTCACATCAG GTGATCGATTTAGAATTCGATGGTTTACACCAACAAATGAGGTTAATCTGTGCGGCCATGCAACGGTAGCATCTGCTTCTGTTTTGTTTTACCAGCTCA ACAATCAGTCAGACAGAATAACCTTTGATAGTGCCAGTGGACCATTGACAACAGAACGTGCACATCCCAATGGTATAACAATGAATTTTCCACTAAACCCACCAGCGAAACAG gaCGAGGAAGAGATTGCTAATCTCCTTCAG CTTGTTTTACCAAAGAATAAAATACATTCCCTACATTATTCACAATCTACAAAGAAACTTTTAGTGAGAATGACTGACAACTGTACACG ATTAGACCTCGAATCACTCAGACCAGATACAACAGCAATGATGAATGCTGAACCAACGGGGAAAGTTAAGGGAGTAATAATCACATTGAAAGGGACTACAGACAATGGATGTGTTGACAAGGCTGGCGAAGCATACAATTTTATTTCGCGCTATTTTGCACCATGGAATGGTATACCAGAAGATCCTGTTACAG GTTCTGCACATACTGTAAGTGGTGCTTACTGGTCAGAAGTGTTACAGAAGAAATCATTATACG CGAGACAATGCTCCAAGCGGGGAGGAGATGTACGGATACAAATTAAGGATGACGGAAGAGTTAATCTAACTGGACAAAGTGCAATTGTTCTGAAAGGCACTTTTATCCTTTCGTGA
- the LOC134725310 gene encoding phenazine biosynthesis-like domain-containing protein 1 isoform X2, with the protein MELPVYTVDAFTDVPFQGNPAAVCLVNNEKSLSEEKLQQIAAEMNLSETVYIIDTHKTGFTSGDRFRIRWFTPTNEVNLCGHATVASASVLFYQLNNQSDRITFDSASGPLTTERAHPNGITMNFPLNPPAKQDEEEIANLLQHIGTTARIHSVYICKTTQNLLIRLNDSTTRLDLESLRPDTTAMMNAEPTGKVKGVIITLKGTTDNGCVDKAGEAYNFISRYFAPWNGIPEDPVTGSAHTVSGAYWSEVLQKKSLYARQCSKRGGDVRIQIKDDGRVNLTGQSAIVLKGTFILS; encoded by the exons ATGGAGCTACCGGTCTACACTGTAGACGCTTTTACAGATGTTCCTTTCCAGGGAAATCCTGCAGCAGTATGTCTGGTCAATAATGAAAAA TCATTGTCAGAAGAAAAACTGCAGCAGATAGCAGCTGAAATGAATTTATCTGAAACCGTATATATTATCGATACACATAAGACAGGATTCACATCAG GTGATCGATTTAGAATTCGATGGTTTACACCAACAAATGAGGTTAATCTGTGCGGCCATGCAACGGTAGCATCTGCTTCTGTTTTGTTTTACCAGCTCA ACAATCAGTCAGACAGAATAACCTTTGATAGTGCCAGTGGACCATTGACAACAGAACGTGCACATCCCAATGGTATAACAATGAATTTTCCACTAAACCCACCAGCGAAACAG gaCGAGGAAGAGATTGCTAATCTCCTTCAG CATATCGGTACAACTGCACGTATTCACTCTGTTTACATTTGCAAGACTACACAAAATTTATTGATTCGTTTAAATGATAGTACCACTCG ATTAGACCTCGAATCACTCAGACCAGATACAACAGCAATGATGAATGCTGAACCAACGGGGAAAGTTAAGGGAGTAATAATCACATTGAAAGGGACTACAGACAATGGATGTGTTGACAAGGCTGGCGAAGCATACAATTTTATTTCGCGCTATTTTGCACCATGGAATGGTATACCAGAAGATCCTGTTACAG GTTCTGCACATACTGTAAGTGGTGCTTACTGGTCAGAAGTGTTACAGAAGAAATCATTATACG CGAGACAATGCTCCAAGCGGGGAGGAGATGTACGGATACAAATTAAGGATGACGGAAGAGTTAATCTAACTGGACAAAGTGCAATTGTTCTGAAAGGCACTTTTATCCTTTCGTGA